From Pseudomonas sp. AN-1:
ACAGGGCGTGCAGCGCGGCGCGCAGTTCGGGGTTGCGGGCATCGGCGAGAAGGATGGGGCCCATCGCGGCGGCTCCTGAGGTCGGCGGGATCGACCCGCGACTATACGCGCGCACGCTGCGCCCCTGAAGCGCCGCGCACGCCATGTGGTCCGCCCGAGCCTGCTTCCTCGTCAGCCGCGCAGCATCGTCGCCTCGTCCTGATCCGCCCGGACTGCACCACTGTCATCGTCAGGCCGCGGCCACGGTGGCATGTCGCGGCAGGCCGATGGAAATCAGCGCGGCGAGCAGCACGAAGGCGCTGGACACCCACAGGCAGGCTTCGAGGCCCCAGGCCTGGAACACCCAGCCGGACAGCAGCGTGCCGATCAGCCGGCCGAGGGCGTTGGACATGTAGTAGAAGCCGACGTCCAGCGAGACCCCGTCCTCCTTGGCGTAGCTGACGATCAGGTAGCTGTGCAGCGAGGAGTTGATGGCGAACAGCGCGCCGAACAGCAGCAGGCCGCCGATCAGCACCGTCTGCGCGGAAAGCTCCGAGCCCAGGCCCAAGGCGATGGCCGCCGGCAGTCCGGCCAGCAGCGCCGCCCAGACGAAGGCCGCACGGCCGTCCGGCACCCTGCCGCTGCGCTTGCCGGTGAAGTACGGCGCGAACGACTGCACGAAGCCGTAGCCGATCACCCACACGGCGAGGAAGCCGCCGACCTGCCAGAAGTCCCAGCCGAAGCTGGCGGACAGGTACACCGGCAGGGCCACCACGAACCACACGTCGCGGGCACCGAACAGGAACAGCCGCGCGGCGGAAAGGATGTTGATCGCCCGGCTCTTCGACAGCAGGTCGCGGAACTTGGGCTTGCTCTTGGCCTTGCCGAGGTCCTTCTTCAGCGTCACCAGGCTGGCCAGCCAGATCAGCGCCAGCACGGCGGCCATGGCCAGTACCGCGCCGGTGAAACCCAGCGTCGTCAGCAGCGCACCGCCGAGGAAGAAGCCGACGCCCTTGAGCGCGTTCTTCGAGCCGGTGAGCAGCGCCACCCACTTGTACAGGGTGCCCTGCTGACTGTCCGCCACCAGCAGCTTGATCGAGCTTTTCGCGCTCATCTTGTTGAGGTCCTTGGCGATCCCGGACAGCGCCTGCGCCGCCATCACCCAGGGCACGGTGAGCATGGCCGCCGGCACCGTGAGCATCAGCAGCGCCGCCACCTGCAACCCCAGGCCGATGTTCATGGTGCGGTTGAGGCCCAGGTGCGCGCCCAGCCAGCCGCCGACCAGATTGGTGACCACGCCGAAGATCTCGTAGAACAGGAACAGCGCGGCGATCTGCAGCGGGCTGTAGCCGAGACCGTGGAAGTGCAGCACCACCAGCATGCGCAGGGCGCCGTCGGTGAGGGTGAAGGCCCAGTAGTTGCCGGTGACCAGCAGGTACTGGCGGATTTCGGGAGAGAGACGAGCAAGGGCGTGCATGGGGAAATCCGTATGGCAGATCGTGTAGGGGCGAATTGATTCGCCTGACGGAACCGCGCTGGCGAATGAATTCGCCCCTACTGGCCAGAAACCGTAGGGTGGGTTATGGCCTGCGGCCTGACCCGGCTAACACAGGCCGTAGGGTGCGCCGCGCGCACCGAGCAAGGAGCCCTGGTGCGCAGGGCGCACCCTACATAGGCGAGCGCGAGTTTCTCAGCCGGCCAGGCCGACCTTGCGGGCCAGCTCGACGGTGCGGTTGGCGTAGCCCCACTCGTTGTCGTACCAGGCGTAGACCTTCACCTGGGTGCCGTTGACCACCAGGGTCGACAACGCATCGATGATCGACGAGCGCGGATCGGTGCGGTAGTCGATGGACACCAGCGGGCGCTCCTCAAAGCCGAGGATGCCCTTGAGCGGGCCTTCGCTGGCGGCGGTCTTGAGCAGCGCGTTGACTTCCTCGGCGCTGGTGGCGCGCTCCACCTCGAACACGCAGTCGGTCAGCGAGGCGTTGGCCAGCGGCACGCGCACGGCGTGGCCGTTCAGCTTGCCGCGCAGCTCGGGGAAGATCTCGGCGATGGCGGTGGCCGAACCGGTGGTGGTGGGGATCAGGCTCATCAGGGAGGCGCGGGCGCGGCGCAGGTCCTTGTGCGGCTGGTCGAGGATGCTCTGCGTGTTGGTCAGGTCGTGGATGGTGGTGATCGAACCGTGGCGGATGCCGAGGGCCTCATGGATCACCTTGACCACCGGGGCCAGGCAGTTGGTGGTGCAGGAGGCAGCGGTGACGATGCGATGCTGCTCGGGATTGAACAGCTGGTCGTTGACGCCCATGACGATGTTCAGTGCGCCCGCCTCCTTGACCGGTGCGCTGACCACC
This genomic window contains:
- the arsJ gene encoding organoarsenical effux MFS transporter ArsJ, producing MHALARLSPEIRQYLLVTGNYWAFTLTDGALRMLVVLHFHGLGYSPLQIAALFLFYEIFGVVTNLVGGWLGAHLGLNRTMNIGLGLQVAALLMLTVPAAMLTVPWVMAAQALSGIAKDLNKMSAKSSIKLLVADSQQGTLYKWVALLTGSKNALKGVGFFLGGALLTTLGFTGAVLAMAAVLALIWLASLVTLKKDLGKAKSKPKFRDLLSKSRAINILSAARLFLFGARDVWFVVALPVYLSASFGWDFWQVGGFLAVWVIGYGFVQSFAPYFTGKRSGRVPDGRAAFVWAALLAGLPAAIALGLGSELSAQTVLIGGLLLFGALFAINSSLHSYLIVSYAKEDGVSLDVGFYYMSNALGRLIGTLLSGWVFQAWGLEACLWVSSAFVLLAALISIGLPRHATVAAA
- a CDS encoding ArsJ-associated glyceraldehyde-3-phosphate dehydrogenase; translated protein: MTIKVGINGFGRIGRLALRAAWGWPELEFVQINDPAGDAATHAHLLNFDSVHGRWQHEAGSDGDCVVIDGKRIRVTANKAIADTDWSGCDLVIEASGKMKTVAVLQAYLDQGVKRVVVSAPVKEAGALNIVMGVNDQLFNPEQHRIVTAASCTTNCLAPVVKVIHEALGIRHGSITTIHDLTNTQSILDQPHKDLRRARASLMSLIPTTTGSATAIAEIFPELRGKLNGHAVRVPLANASLTDCVFEVERATSAEEVNALLKTAASEGPLKGILGFEERPLVSIDYRTDPRSSIIDALSTLVVNGTQVKVYAWYDNEWGYANRTVELARKVGLAG